The region tttcattttcaactcTACCCTTGAGAATTATTCCACCAGTTTCATGTTAACTATAAATTAAATTCTAGGACCTTACTGCCAAGACTACAGCATTTACGCTATATTTCCTGTGTGCTTTTTCAATTCTGGAACAGGCAGGCGTTCAGCTCCTGGTGGCAGCTGCTATAGACATGAAATTATTTCTTGTATCTGTATTCTTTTTTATGCCAGCAACATAATAATAATGTTGTGTCTTTCTGTTTTCTTCCATTTCAGCCGACTGCAGTCCCATGCTGCTTTACACCCATGGAAAACCGGTTTGTTCAAAGTTTCATTATCCACCTTTATTGCTTTGAATAAAGAATATAGTGGGGTCAGGTTGTGTGCCAGCACAAAATCTAAAAAAGAAAGCCGCAGAGTGTCTCATTTAGCAGAACGTTTTCTTCAAGTCTAATGACATTGCTGACATTAAATCGACTGCCAGTAGCAGATGCGATGAGCAGTGTTGGGCATAGGGAAAACACGAGTTTAATTTGCGAGACAGCTGAGATGTTTCAAGGGTTTCTATAGGTCTAAACTTAGGGCACGAACTGCGCAATGTTGTCCTTTTTACGGCCACCTGCATAGAGTCGAGCTTACAGAACACCATTTATCACTTACCTGCAATATTCCAGAAAATTTAAGAACAAGATGATGTTCTTGCCTTTATCTTGAGCAGACACTCTTAGTAACGTGCGAAAGAAGTAATTGGACTGCTCCTTTGTTCAGGCCTTCCGTTGCCTCTCGCTCACTCCTTGCAGGATCGCAAGGACCCTTACACCTGAAAGCTTGCCTTGCGGTAAAAGGTCCTGCAATAAAAGTCGTGTTTATACGCGTGAATAATACTGGATGAAGTGCAGCTTTGTTCGCACATTATTTTCCAGTTAATTCGGTGTTTGAATACCAACAACTGTAGAATGTTTCCATTTTGTCAGTGAAAAAAGGCGGTGCGCAGTTAGTTTATGTGACACTTAGGTTTACGAAAAACAAACTTTGCTTTCATGGCTATAGATCTTATACGTTATGTTGAGGCAGTCACGCTTACAAGAGAAACATTCAGCAATCCAGCAGTGATATTTTATACGATAAAACAATTTCCTGCCATCCCTCTGACAGCTGAAACTTCTATTGAATTGATGTTCAATAGGAATAGCAATAAGCGGCTTTCACGTGTTGTAGCCTTCCTTAAGCGCAAAAAGAAGCCACACGTAACATCCGGCATGTCCCAATAGCAGCTGTAAAAGAAAACTTACGTGTCCCTGCCTTAAACTGCCTTCCTGGTTCGAGTTACTTCCAAGCGGGCAAGAAAACAGTGTTAGCACCCActatgtaaaaataaatatttttgggGATTCTTCTCACACAGGGGTTCAAAAAACGCTCCAACACGTAATGCCCAATTGGAGAAACAACGATATTCAACAAACGGAATCAGCATGGGTTTACATAAATGAATATATATCGCAAGAAATATGAATCGACAGTAATGAACTTAATAGTACAAACGTGGATGATACACAGGAGAGCAAGGCCAAAATGCGACCAGAACCAATTCATGGCTTCCCACCTAAACCACCTGGCTTCTTCTACTAGCTACTTTCTGCATTCATATTTCTGTTTAAGATATCTATACTCTGATGGACGAAGTCATGTCAGATGGCAGCCAGAACATTTGTCTTATTGCTAGTGTGACTGGGTTGATATATGTCCTACTTTATATTTTTTTGAGATCCGCGTAGGATGCAAGCTAATCTGTACGCGCTCGCAACACAATGCGACAGTCACGCAAGAAGGTGTAGAGTGCACTGTAAGTATTAAACTATAGTTTTAATATACcaccttttttttctgctcactGGGTATTTCTTGCCAGTGCAAGTATATACCGGTTTGACAATATTATTAAACCCGTTTTTTAATTAATTTATGAATACAGAGGTCTGAACTTCGTAGCTTCGTTCAATCAAACAGCCTTTTGAGGACGTTTTGCAGCGTTTACCTAGTTCATTATATGTTAAGGAGAACAAAATATTTCTTGCAACGTTTAGGATGTCAACTTGAATCTTAGCGTATAGGTCTTGTTTACCTAATTGAGTCACAGAGATTTCGTTACGAAAAACTTCAAGCCCATTACCTGAGCATTATACGCAGTTCGAGGCATAAAAACGGTGGCACTCCATTTTCAACACCGAAATAAATCTTGGCAATTTAACCTAGAAAACCGAAACTGAACTGCCGGAGCGCAACTGTCACGACGCCCCTGAGGCACGTGACTGCCTCTCGCAGTCGGGCGAGTGTGAAGCGCCCGACAATGCGGTTTTGAAAGGAAGGTTGCTGTGGGAATAACTTTCCTAAACAGGTATCTGCAAAATTCTAACCTCGAGCAAATTTAAGATGTATGCATCGGTGGTAAGTAGACTTTTGAGAACAGTGCCATTTTATTAAATCCTGCCAATTATTAGAGCACAACAGGCGTATTTACAGCCACCATATATGTTTTTAGTAAAATATGAATATTCGAGCTGCGCAAGCAAATCGTGAGCGCTATAGGTAAATCTAAGTGACACCTCGCAAGCGTAGGCTGGTTGTAATCGTTGATCCTCAAATTTCTAATAGGTGCATGTCCGTAATCggccatttttttaaatgttcagcTTCATGAACACGCTCTACTTGCGTGCGGTATGAATTTTTAAGAGAGAACTCTCTATGTTACGTTCCTTAATTGCAAAAGTGCGCGAAATTATTACAGATCGAAACATCGGTAAACATGTATGCATATATTTTAGTAAATCCTGACGGTGATGAACCTTCCTGGCTATTTTAAACGTTCACTGTAAATAATAAAggtttctgctactcaccgactTTTTTGCAAAATAGATTATTTTGAGGGTGTGAGCGAAGCAAGGACAAATTGCAGTCTagcacgaaaggcgaagcgttGATAGAGATAGCAAGTATTAGACAGCTACACAAGTAAAGCATGTAATTACATCAACCGTAAAATTGAAGTAAACGTTCGATTACTAAATAAACTACCCACCATAGTGTCATGCGTGCTCAAGCCAAATATGATCAGGTTTCAATCGATGGCCGCGAGCGCtggctgtcaaaactctggcgcGAAGGCGTCAGCTGCGGGAAGTGAACGCTTATTCCTGTCGTTGCTTCACCGCACCTCCGAAACTAGAGATGACGCGCACTTGTACACCAGATGCGTGAGAAGACAGCGCACATCAAGCCACCAGCGATCTCGGCTCGCCATTGACTCTGAACGCGCCACAAATTACGTCCGAAATGTGGCACGCGGGGCGCATGCGCTCAGGTACGCGGACCTCAATGAGCAGTCACGGTTGAGCTACAGGAGGAGACGTGTACTCTCCTCCCCTATTGCGTGCATGTTCACGTGACCTCCATAATTGGTGCTCTAGTAGATGGCGAGCTTTTCCTCGCATCTATACAGCATgcagcctagagcactgcacggccgaTTCttgcggcccggcccggcccgggcccgttttacattgggcggcccccgcgagcccgatcaaaacttttgtggtaagacccgggcccggcccgggtccggaaataatctacgttacccgcccggcccggcccgccacccctttaccttaagcccgagcccggcccgagcccggctcgaaaccgacccgaacccggcccagACCGAAAAATACGGGTTTTTCAGAGTTTAGAAGCCccagaataactcgcagaaagcccgagcccgggcccgcgtcaaaaacccgagcccggcccgggcccgggtcaaaaagcagacgccgccgtgcccgagcccggcccgagcccggcccgagcccgtgaaaatactgctctacccggcccgcccggcccgcgggccgggcccgggcccgggctttcgggtaagcccgagcccgtgcgtGCTCCAATGCAGCCCACGGGGACGTCATAAATTATCTTACTTTTACATTACACGGAACACCCCGATGCGGGGAACGATGACGGCGAAACTTTCTCTGGATGGTTCATACAATTACTATCATAAAATATGAGTAGCTCAAAAAGGCCTATAACTCCAATTCTGTTGCACTGTGAATGATAGCTCGGTAACACTCCAGTTATTGCCAAAATAGAATGCAGAAGAAATACCTCTGATTTCGTCTGAAAATAACTCAGATAACACAAACCTATCTGATAATATTAAAACATCGGATATAAAACGATGCTGCTGCAAGTCCATATGTAAAAGGAATATTACATTCAAATCATTCGAACATCGAAGGGCTAAGCTAAGATTACAATTTTTATAATGTGCTTATGCCTCACAAACCGACATCCAGCGAATCTATTAATTTTTTGTTGTTATTAGACTTCTCACGGACTTGATAACCCACAAGAAATTCGAGGGTGGCCATATTTAAGTTTTCTTCAATTTTTAATAATCACCTACCAAATAGCATAATTCTCATccctgagctggattattcgaagaggcgcatattactagcacgagaaatggaaacacacgttcaactaattaccaaaatcactaatcaacttcttaattattacGTTAGGGCATacattgcaattcacgaattgatGCCGAGGAGCTTGCAACACGCATCTACTTTACTTTAGTACTGCAATGCATAAAAGAACGTTTTGGTAAAAAGTAGgtgtaacaacagtgcactttgacagcaagtttgatggcgcatatccaAAATAGCGTCATTCTGGAAACTCATTACAAGtcaatatgccttgcaaactcaccggctacaattcgtaaattgcaataagtgcGTGAAGTAAATAATTCAAAAGACAATTACTgaactttgttaattagttcaatatgtgtttcgattttttgtgcaagtaatgtccgcccgATTAATATCTAGCtcgaggactagaattatgtCATCGGCAACAGGCTattgaaaaaaataatgaaacTTAGAGATCATCACCCTGAATAATAAATGTACAACCACATTTGCTGACCCATTTTCCGGCGCACAATGTAGCAGTCGAATAAGTAGCTTTCGGACGTGGTGATGGCCACTTGAATActcgttcttgttttttttagcTTCATTCGTGTTCTCCTGTGACACAATATCAGGCGTGCATAATCTTTTCAGTGACTTCCCTGTGGTGCCATTTTCTCGTTATggtaaacttttttttctcctgatcTTGTTATAACACGTACGTTTTATTTTATGGCAGAATTTGCAACCATGAAGccttatttcttttatttttcagcTGTGTTTACAGTGTCTTTAGGTTGTCGTTTCTAACGCAAAATGTGCTGAACACGTAAATCTTGTTTGCGTTTCTCTTTGTATTGGTTACATCTGTGCGTGCGTTGTGGGTGCTGTGTGGGTGCCTCTAAATACGTGCACTCAAAATGGTTATGAATGTATACACCCTTTTATGCCATGTTTACATGCTTTATTTTGCTACGTCTGTAAACCCTCTCACTGTAATGCCAATATGCGCTGTTGTCATATGTGACAATACAAAGGGAAGCTCAGGTACGGCTACCCGTGCTATTTTAAGCAATAAAGAGCAAATGCGAGAGGCCAGCTATGTATAAATTACTGTGGCGCGAAAACaagctttcattttcttttgttcAAATCTGGACTATGCCGCCTATTAACTCTGAGCTCCAAAGACACTGACGTCTATATTACAACAGagtttatattattttatttttcatacaAGCATTATTATATTTATACCATAACAAACCGTTAAATGACAATGCAAGAAGAACAGGAAAGAGTAATAAAAAAGGGGTATTTTAACTAGACGTTGAGTCATAGCTAATTTGGGCAGTGCGCGAGGACAGGGTTAAAGCCACACTTTCTTTTGCTGACATTTCTCAGAGAACAGAATGGAAAGAGTCCCGTCTGCTGCATAGTTCTGTTTTTTTACCTAAATGAGAACTTAATGAAAAAAGGTATTGCATATGCTTATAACACTCATATGAAATGGTAAAAAGCTGAGTTTAAAGAGATTTTTGAAGCTAAAGTAAACAAGGGAGAAATTATCTACGAACGATAAAGAGGGACAACATCCAATATTATGTTATTCTTGGCTAACCGCTTTATACACATTTCAGCAATGACGCAGCAGCCGATAGCAATATTCTTCGCACATCATGAGTCCAGAATGGCCAAACTAAGGACTATATGAGCAATGAGCTTTGAGATTTAATAGCTTCATCTGACTAAGGTATTTCGTATTTACAACTAAATCATGATCTAGGTACGGAAGGATTTTGCAGACGTTCAGTATGTCTATGAAGCAGAGACCACGTCCATATTTTTGCTAAATCCATTTTTTCGTTTTAGTTTAGAAAAAGTGTTTACCTTTAGACAAGTGAAGGCCTTAATTGCTACGTCAACATTGCTTAAAATCAAGGCATGCATTAGTGAATACAAGATCGATTCTTCAGTGTGTGCGGTTATCGGTGCATACATCGTCGGGGTAAGAGCCCGCGTAGAGCCGTGCTAAGCTTACACGAGGAATTATCAGTGGTTCGAATAACTTCGAGGCTCTATTCAGAGGTTGCAACGCGATGATGTAGATgctaaagtataaaccgcattcacgcgatttgcgcgcgacagcgacaaagcgacgcgatggagatggatgtcgcggtcgctcgtcgcctacaagtcgcaccgcatgcgagcgacgacattgagcgacgtctccccggtgttgccggtatgagggcaacaaatactcgccgaaactggcgtgacgcttgctttattaatttaagttgatgtttttagagtaaagagcagcataaatatttctaaaggtcttgcactacgttattatccttgcacgtatcaaaatctagtcgtttgctcattccgtgcgacaatcggtagtacttgactgatgtatatccagttccggcttcgcgctattggctagtcgcttatagcacttccgggcgacgagcgacgaattctagatttctagaaccgagcgattgagcgaaaagaccaagcgatctgttcgcgcgacggcccgtttcgtcgctcgaagccgtcgctcgtcgccgtcgcgcacaaaatcgcgtgaatgcggtttgggcttaagaCTCCATAGCGATACGTGCTGCCCgtgccagcaagcagcagcagcagcctgcggtgccaactcCGTATGCCACCCACGTCCTGCGCGACAAGAGTGAGGAAGCAGCAACGGCTACTAAGACCAGCAGGCGCTACCAGCAGCTAAGCGCAGTGTGCgtgtgacagagagagagagagagagagagatacggaccgcaaGCCGGCTTACGAGAGccagggtgacgtggcgtcgcggtggAAACAGGCGCTGCCTTTAGCCCTTGCTGTGAGATAGTTACTAGTGCGAATAAGGCTAACGGAAAAATGTTGAGACAGGACAGAGCCCTTGTTCTGTatgcccgctctgctccgtcgaggtgcacTCGTGTCGTGGCATCGCAGCCAGTGGGAATTTAGATGCCGTTTCGCAACTATATATACAGACggcggctttttcgctcaatttTGAATGAAATTGCGATACATTAGAAGGTGACTCAAGCATGCACGTGAACTGTCGTTGCTTAAGTGTGTGACTAGCACCTTTTACTGGATTGAAACACTGTTAAATAATGGCGCAGTGTGACGCGTATTCTTCATTTCGCCTTGCAGGTGCGCTGAAATGTCGTAATCAAATTAGCATACCAACAAACCAATGTACTCGCGAGTAGAATAATCGAACACTGCATTTACATTCACGTACGGGTAAGTTTGATGACGTCAAGGATCATTAATAATAATCCGCATCCTGTCTTCTGTTATTTCTTCTGCAGAATATTACAAGTGAAGTTGCCGGCAAAATGCAAAGATTTTTGGGTTACTATTGCCCTGTGGGCTGGTGCAATGGCGAGAATTGCGTTCTAAGTGGCCTTTACGTGGAATGCTGGAATACAGAAAGCAGACGTAAAAATTGACGTTAGAAATTGTGCGGTTATATATGTGTTGAATAAAAACCATTACAATAAGTTTTTGTTATATCTAGgattataataataaataatcttattttgagaaatgttttccTGAATAAACAAGCCTACTACGTTTGGGTGTGTCATTATTATGAACATGGACTTTCATAAGTGTAAATGCTATGGATTCACTACGAAAGTGTTGGTCTCCTTCCAAGTTTCTCAATAAGGAAATACTTGCCAGTGTTTATTGTCCCTATCAGCTGATCGTAAGCACTGTAAGTACACATTCGCTCAAATTAAACATGGCATATTAATAcatctttcatttcatttcatacATTTCATACATCTCATACATTTCATTTGAATGTGCCCTTTTGTTGGCGCAAAATAATGCATATGCATTGCCAGCAATGACTCTGGCTTAATACAGTGTGCGTGTATTAAGCACGGCCCTGGAGTTTCATTGCATTGTTGAACATAACATGCCTATGTCACTTGACTTAGTAACTGGTTTTGCAGACCTACGTTCTGACTTGTAAATACACGGATGCCTGAGTGTGTGGCTTCTGATCTGTGGATTCTTGAGAAGGCCCTTGAGAAGAAATATAAGATGAACGATGGTAATTCGTGGATTTCGCAACGTATCACTGCTCTCGAATGATATtattgccacgaccttgacacaAATGACAGCCGCTCGGTTTaacatgctaggcatgttggaTGGCTCcccgaagaagacaacgacgaaggtgccaggaCAGCTTCATAAAAAAAGATCTATAGCTTCGACCGAACCCCTTtgtggttttgtctgtgacaaactggtggaggtgcgggtagGCGTCTATGTACTCTGACCCCCAGGAACTGGAAGCGGACAACCTTCGAAAAAGCCGACGGATTCAAAGACTGTCTCCGGAATACGGCCTGCAAGATCTGCCGAGGATGTCGACCACAACCGCAAGCCAGACACGGCAGAGATACCGTAAGGGACAGCCTCCTGCGTCGCTGGTTCTCCACACGCCACGCTGGTGTCCTCGTACAGTGGCAAGACGGAGGTGAGcgcgtcattgcgtacgcaagccgcactttgtctccagctgaaaggaattattccactacggagaaggaatgcttggctgttgtGTGGGCAATTGCTAAGTTCCAACCATATTTGCATGGCCGATCGTTTCGAGTTGTGACAGATcatcattcattgtgctggctcgccaATCCGAAGGATCCATCTGGCCGTCTtgcacgctggagtcttcgcttGCAAGAATACGATATGACGATAGTGTTCAAGTCCGGGCGTAAACAGAATGACGACGACTGCCTGTCCCGTGCTCCACTTCAACTGTCGCCATTCGACGTTGATGAAGAAGACGCAATACTTTCCATTATCACAGTATCAGACATCAGCAAGCAACAACGCGATGATTCAGAACCGCCTACGAGAGCCGCCTCGTACGTTCGTCCGCAAGTTATCATCGTTTTTTTCTCCGTGATGGCGTCCTCTACAAATTGGGTTTTCACTCGACCGCAACCACCTGCCTCCTTGTAGTGCCGTCCGCACTACGTGACGACATCCTGCGGGCCTCTCACGACGAGCCATCTTCGGGCCACTTCGGATTCGCACAGACGTTTTCACGCATACGCCAAAAGTACTTCTGGCCTAACCTTCGCCGTGACGTGAAGCAATACGTGAAGACATGCCGCGATTGTCAGAGACGCAAGACACCACCCGTGCATCCCGCTGGACTTCTCCATCCCGTTGATCCTCCACGGATTACTTTTCAGCAAGTTGGCATAGATATGCGTCGACAATTCTCCACGTCGAGCGCTGGTAACCGTTGGATTGCTGTGGCCACGGACTACCTTACACGTTACATTGAAACCCGAGCTCTCCCACGAGGCACTGCTAAAGATATTGCGACCTTCTTTGTTTATGGCATCGTACTCCGCCACGGTGCTCCAACAGTAGTTATAACCGACCGGGGCACAGCATTTACAGCGCAGCTCACAGAACATTTATGCATCTCAGTGGTACAGTTACCGCAAAGCCACTGCTTACCATACCCAGACGACTGGGCTCACAGAAAGGCTAAACAAAACGATCGCTGATATGATTTCTATGTATGTTGACgtcgaccacaaaaactgggacgacgtTCTCCCATTGGTAACGTTTGAATATAATACTGCCGTGCAAGAAACTACCGGCTTCACCCCTTTTCGCTTGGTGCATCGCCGGGAAGCTGTAACAACGTTGGACTCAATGCTTTTACCCACCCACTGTTCTAACGTTGTCCCTGATGCTGCCGAATTCGCTCGATGCGCCAAAGAGGCGCGCCACTCCCCTGTCAACCCTGTCAACACACTGGAGTAAggaacgcggcagcagcagctagcgaattgaccttcgtgttgcgTCTCGCGCCAACGCATAATAAGCCGTGAAAACACAGCTCATGACGGACTGTATCTCATACGCAAATGGATTTCAAGATGCAGCGGCCATGGCGGGCGCGTAGCCGATAGAGCCGCCCAGAGTAGACCGCGCACTCCGCTGCCTACTCTCCAATAGGAGCCTTGCAGCCCGGAGGtgcgcgcgcggccgcccgggcGGCCCGGAGGAGAATGCGTCCCCCTCGCATCTCCCTACCCTTCCCCTGGATCGTTGCGCGCGTCGGAAAACAGTGcgtttccttcccgctttccgctcttgcgtgcgtgagattcagccgcgatcgcaggctcaccctcgcacgctttcactcgcacgtaaaCACGGTTCAAGAATAATAAAGAGAGGTGCTGACGTGattttacaattgctagtaggtacagcggggggacttccgcttaacacgtgttgtgaTGGCAATTGTGGAGCTCCTAGGCGCCTAgcgacataatcgcttagggacttttgaggcacttgTATGCGGGGCCGCgcgtcggctgctagttactgagcgtggctctcttatctccgggaccgggcgcagcgaccttgccgagcgcagctcttacgtgcgtagggagcgaatcgtttagggcgcgttgaatgtccgGCGGTGTCTGGCCGACACCGGCGgcactttattattgtagcgtttgttctagtggcggaaatccttgcagtagtggtggtgtgtcatgacggcttttgatctcggtgaactgtggtggtgtaaacaagctgATACAGCTCGCGTTTGTGCCTCGGTACCGCGGCGGTCGCTGGgttgttgcggagcgcagcgtagcaacactccAAATAGAAAAACACTGCTTCGGTCAGGTACACttctccctccctgatagtgaggttatatttggatcatcaaaacagtgatgcgtttctTTAGGAATACCATAGTTTCTCTCTCGcgcccgcttgtcctcgcgcctgcgagaaaGAAAGGaggctattcctaaataaacacatcactgttttgatgatccaaatataacctcactatcagggagggagaaGTGTACCTGACTGAAGCAGTGTTTCTCTATTTgtggtgttgctacgctgcgctccgtaACACCCCAACGGCCGcagcttcgcgtcggcgcc is a window of Dermacentor silvarum isolate Dsil-2018 chromosome 4, BIME_Dsil_1.4, whole genome shotgun sequence DNA encoding:
- the LOC119450745 gene encoding evasin P1181-like — protein: MALSLCAFVVVILLSQVMPAVKAQSTDCSPMLLYTHGKPIRVGCKLICTRSQHNATVTQEGVECTNITSEVAGKMQRFLGYYCPVGWCNGENCVLSGLYVECWNTESRRKN